The window ACTTCCAGCGCCTCGCCCTGCAGGCTCGATGTAAGGGTATCGCGGATCGGTTCGATCATCGAATACGGCATGCAGATGTGAATCTGGCCGCTCACCGAGCCCAGCTCGATGGTGAATGTGGACGACACCACCACCTCGTTCGGGGTGGCGATATTGGCGAACTGGGTATTCATCTCGGACCGGATGTACTCGAACTCGACCGGATACACCGGTTCCCACGATTTCGCATACGAATCGAACACGATATCGAGGATGCGCAAAATGATGCGCTGCTCGGTCTGGGTAAAGTCACGGCCCTCGACCCGGGTATGGAAACGCCCGTCGCCGCCGAAAAGATTGTCCACCAGCAAAAACACCAGGCCCGGATCGAACACGATCAGGGCCGTGCCGCGCAGCGGCTTCATGTGCACCAGGTTCAGGTTGGTCGGCACCACCAGGTTGCGGATGAATTCGCTGTATTTGGAGACCCGCACCGAGCCGACCGACACCTCGGCGCTGCGCCGGATGTAGTTGAACAGGCCCACCCGCAACAGGCGCGCGAAACGCTCGTTGATGATTTCGAGCGTCGGCATGCGGCCGCGCACGATCCGTTCCTGGGTCGCCAGGTTGTAGGTGCGTACGCCCGTGTTGTCTTCGGGCGTGGACGCTTCATCCTGGTCGCCGTTGACGCCCTTGAGCAGGGCATCGACTTCTTCCTGCGAGAGAAAATTATCGGCCATGGCGCATTATTGGGACTGGATGATGAACTGGGTGAACATGACTTCGTTCACTTCCTGCGGCTCGTCGTTTTCGGCGAACGGCTTCTTGAGCGCTTCGAGAATTTCCTCGGCCAGCTTGTTCTTGCCTTCCACCGTCTTCACGTCCGACGCTTTCTTGGCCGACAGCAGCAGCAGCACGCGGCTGCGCACCTTGGGCATGTTGGCCTTGATCAAGTCAGCCTGCTCCTGACCCAGCATTTCGAGCGTGATCGTGGTTTGCAGCATGTTTTCTTCTTCACCGTCCGGTTGCAGGTTGACGGTAAATACTTCGAGCGGGGCGAACACCGGCGGCGCGTGCGCCTTGGCCTTTTTCTTTTTCTTGCTTGGCTTGGTGGTTTCCTCGGCCTCTTCGCCGCCCTTGCTCTGCGTGAAATACCAGCCTGCGCCGCCGCCGCCCAGCACAAGCACGGCCACGATCGCACCGATCATGGCCATTTTCTTCGACGGCGGCTTGGCGGCCGCATCAGGGGGGGCTGCAGCTTTCATGTTTGCTTTCGCTTTCAAGGTACCTCAAGACGGCGTCGGTGGATCATGCCTGCATTATGTCATTATCGCGAAGAAATGAGCGGGCGCATGCGTGGAAAACAGGGCCGAACCCGGCCCAACTCGTGGCTAGCTATCGACAGCCGATTTGCTTTTCACTCGCGGCGCATGGTTCGCGCCGGGGAAGGCCAGGCAGTTCGGCAAGTTCGTGCCGCGCCATCAGGCGAAGGTGTCGACCACGCCCAGCCGCCCACCCTGGACCGGGGTCTTGGCGGCCAGGCGCTCGTTGGCGTCCGAGGCGCTGCCGTTGACCGGGCCGCGCCCGCCGTCCGCGCCACCGCTGCCGCCCGCCGTGGCACGTTCGCCCTGGTCCTGGCGCTGTTCCGGCATGCCGGCGTTGACGCTGGCGTTACCCAGCGAAATGCCGCTTTCGTCCATCATCTCGCGCAGTTTCGGCATGGCATTCTCGAGCGCCTGGCGCACTTCCAGTTCGCCCGAGGAGAATGTCACGCTGGCGTTGTCGCCGCTGATATTGAGCACCACCTGGACCGGACCCAAGTCGGGCGGGTTCAGCGTCAGGGTCGCGCTTTGTTCCTTGCCGGCCACCATCCAGACGATTTTCTGGCCGACCTGGTTGTCCCAGGCCGGGGTGCCGACGCGCGCCGACAGCTTCTCGGCGCCGGCGTTGGCCGCCTGCGCCAGGCCGACCGCGGCCTGCTGCAGCGGGGCGCCGACCGGTGTCGGTTCGATCGCCGTGGTGTCCGTCGTTGCCGTCTCGGGCAGCTCGCGCGCGGCGGGAGCGATGCGCGCAGCCTCGGTTTGCAGGGCCGCCGTTTGCAGCCCCGGCGCGCTGCCTGGTGCCTGGGTGGTGTCGGCGGCAGCGCTGGCGCCGGCCGCGCGCGGCATGGCGCCTTCGAGCATGGCGCGCAGCTCGCCCAGCGGTGCGCCGTCGGTTTCCATCGCCGGTTCGGCCGGCAAGCCCATCGCGCCGACAGCGGGCGGGGTAGGGGCGCCGTCAACGGTCGGGAAGCGGCCGGCCGCGGCCATGGCCGGCGCGGTAAAGGCGGCCAGCGCGGCATCGGCCGCCAGGCCTGGATCGGCGGAGGCGGTGGTGGCGCCGCGGGTCGCGGCCAGGGTGCTCCAGGCCGGATCGGTGGCCACTGGCGCGGCGGCCGCTTGCGCCGGCTGGGTCAGGCTGGCGACCAGCGCCAGCATGTCGGTCAGGGGCAGCTCGGCGCGCGCGGCGGCTGCTGCGGCGCTGTCGGCGGCAGCGGCCGCGGCGGCCGCGCTATCGTCGGTCGCCGGGCTGTTGCCGCTCTCGCCGGACTGGTTATTGCTGGCATTGCCGGCCGCCGCTGCATTGGGCCGGGCTGGTGCGGCATCCGGGGCGGGCGCGCTGGCCTGCTCCGCCTTGGCGCCTTGTTCCGGACGCGGCGCCTGGGCTTTTTCGGCCGGGCGCGGCGCCGCGGGCTTGGCGCTCGCGCCCGCCGGTGGCTGCTGGGTCATGCTCTGGCGCTGCGCGATTTCGCGCGACAGCGTCTGGCCGAACTGGACCGCTGGCGCCGCGGCGGCGGCATTGATGCGCGCCGGTGCCGGCGCGGCGTTCAGGGAAGCCAGTGGCTGCGAAATGGGAGTAGTGGACATGGCGGGCGATCGGTTGGTTATGACAGGGTGCATCAACGTTTGTAATAAGCCTGGCGGGCGGCGTGTTCATCCATCTGT of the Massilia violaceinigra genome contains:
- the fliM gene encoding flagellar motor switch protein FliM, with product MADNFLSQEEVDALLKGVNGDQDEASTPEDNTGVRTYNLATQERIVRGRMPTLEIINERFARLLRVGLFNYIRRSAEVSVGSVRVSKYSEFIRNLVVPTNLNLVHMKPLRGTALIVFDPGLVFLLVDNLFGGDGRFHTRVEGRDFTQTEQRIILRILDIVFDSYAKSWEPVYPVEFEYIRSEMNTQFANIATPNEVVVSSTFTIELGSVSGQIHICMPYSMIEPIRDTLTSSLQGEALEVDKRWIRLMTQQIQIAEVELVAVLGTARASFDEILNFKVGDIVALNVPEQIQATVDGVPVMDCTYGVLNGQYALKVEKLLANADTK
- the fliL gene encoding flagellar basal body-associated protein FliL, producing the protein MKAAAPPDAAAKPPSKKMAMIGAIVAVLVLGGGGAGWYFTQSKGGEEAEETTKPSKKKKKAKAHAPPVFAPLEVFTVNLQPDGEEENMLQTTITLEMLGQEQADLIKANMPKVRSRVLLLLSAKKASDVKTVEGKNKLAEEILEALKKPFAENDEPQEVNEVMFTQFIIQSQ
- a CDS encoding flagellar hook-length control protein FliK, with protein sequence MSTTPISQPLASLNAAPAPARINAAAAAPAVQFGQTLSREIAQRQSMTQQPPAGASAKPAAPRPAEKAQAPRPEQGAKAEQASAPAPDAAPARPNAAAAGNASNNQSGESGNSPATDDSAAAAAAAADSAAAAAARAELPLTDMLALVASLTQPAQAAAAPVATDPAWSTLAATRGATTASADPGLAADAALAAFTAPAMAAAGRFPTVDGAPTPPAVGAMGLPAEPAMETDGAPLGELRAMLEGAMPRAAGASAAADTTQAPGSAPGLQTAALQTEAARIAPAARELPETATTDTTAIEPTPVGAPLQQAAVGLAQAANAGAEKLSARVGTPAWDNQVGQKIVWMVAGKEQSATLTLNPPDLGPVQVVLNISGDNASVTFSSGELEVRQALENAMPKLREMMDESGISLGNASVNAGMPEQRQDQGERATAGGSGGADGGRGPVNGSASDANERLAAKTPVQGGRLGVVDTFA